The segment CTTTCCTTTCGGGGCGGGTGGTGCCGGGTGTACGGCGCGGTGCCGTACGCCCGGCAGGGGCCGGGGCTGCCGGTGAGCCGGACCTTGCTCGGGCGGGGCTCAGGGAAGCCGCTCCGGTCCGGCCGGTGGGCGGGCGTGGCCGCGGTGTGCCCGGACGGGCCGGGCCGTGGGGCCTCTCCTGGGCGGGTACGGCTCCGAGGGCGTGTCGCCCGGGTGATACGCCCTCGCCCGGGGACCGCCGCCGGGCCGTGGTCCGACGGCCGGAGGCTGTGCGGTGAGGGGGCGTGTCACCCGGACGGAGGCCGGACCGCGGGCCCGCCGACCGGACCGCCGCCCCGCCGCGGCGGTCAGCGGCGCCGGGTGGCGCGTTCCGCCGCGAAGACGTCTTCCAGGCGGTAGAGCCCGGCCCGGCCCTGCCGGGCGGCCGGCATCAGATGGCCGAGCTGGACCCATTTGCGGATGGTCGCCGGAACGACCCCGGCCTCCGCCGCGGCCAGCGCGCCGGTGATCAGCGGTCCCGCGGCCGGGCCGCCGGCCCTCGCGGCGTTCGCCGGGCTCACCGGGGCCGGCCGCCCCGGCGCCGCCGTCATCGGCGGGCACCCTTCGCCGCCGCGTCCATCGTCGCGGAGACCGTCCGCCAGTCCGTCCCGGGCGGGGTTCCGGGCGGGGCGCCCCCGTCCGCCTCCTGCCAGGTGTGACGGTGGGCCGGATCCGTACCGCACGGACAGTCGTCCGCCCCGCAGCGGCAGCCCGGGTTCACACAGAGCACCGCGCGCCGGTCCGGGAAGGCCCGCAGCGACACCGATTCGCACCAGGGGCAGCGTCCGCCGACCCGGACCACCGGCTCCGGATCGCCGAGCGCCCTGCCGCACCGGCCGGTCATCCGCCGCGCCTCGTTGCGTACGTGCTCCGCGAGATCGGGGTGGGCGTCGATCTCGCCCAGCAGGGAGGCGATCCGGGCCAGCCGCTGCGGCACCCGGGCATGCCGGGGACGGCCGAGGCGGAGCCGGTCGTGCACCGCCTCGTCCAGTTCGACGACGCCGTCGGTGATGTCGCGGACGGTGTCCGAGATGTGCAGCCGGAGTGGGGAGGAGGGCCGGCCGGGTGCGGGGCGTCCGGCACCGACCGCGGAGGGGGAGCGCCTGCCGGGGGCCAGTTCGGTCAGCAGCTCGGGGAACCGGCGGTGGAGCGTCTCGATCCAGACGGCTGCGTCCTGCGTGGCCGTGTTCAACAGTGCCTCCTGCTCATGGTGTGCGGTTCGCTTCCCGGGCCGTACGGCGGGTGTGTGCCGCGTCGGCCGACAAGGGGTGCCGTGGATGCGTTGGATTCGGGTACGTACGGGTAAGGAGAAGTGAATGAGCGCCTTACGCCGGATGCCTACGCCGCCCCGGCGGCGTCACCCTCCGGAGTAACGTGCGACTGCGCAACATATTGGCCGCGCAGTCGCACCAGCCGCCCGTTGCGCCAGAGGCGACCGGCGCTGACGCCGTCGAAGTAGCTCTCGGCCGGGGCGACCGACTCCTCGCACCGGCGGGCGACCGGGCAGTGCCGGCAGGCCTCCAGCGCAGGTCGAGCCTCTACCTCCCGACGGGCGAAGATGATCTGCGGGGGCAGCCCCGCACAGGCGGCCGCGGTGCGCCACCGCGGCGAGGCGAAGGGTTCGGGCACGGGCATACGGACGCCTCCTGGCATGCGGAAGGTGTGTTGCGACTCCGCACGGTCGCATGTTGCGCGTGCGCCCGCAACCAACTTGGGGGCCAGAACCAGTGGAGGCCGGGTGGACACGGCGTTTCCGAGTGCGCAATCACGTAATTCCTTGCGCGCAAGCGCGATAGTCTGAGGGTCGCTTCGGAGGGAGGCGACCCGAATATGACCGCCAGTGGCCTGGAACCGTTCGCCACCTGGATCGAAGACCTCATCCGCCGCCGTGGATACGACATCGACAGCCCGCGCGGCGGCGGGAAGTCGCGGCTGGCCGACGAAGCCGGGGTGCACCGCGCCGCCATCACCCGGCTGCTCCAACGGCAGTCCATGCCGGACCTGGAGACGACCCGGCGTCTCGCCCATGTCCTCGATGTGCCCGTACGGGACATGCTCATCCGATCGGGCCGTCTCACCGAGGACGATCTCCCGCTCCCGCGCACCCCGGAGGCGGGGTCGGCGGCGGTGCCCGCGGAGCGTCGGCTGACGCTGGAGGAGGCTG is part of the Streptomyces qinzhouensis genome and harbors:
- a CDS encoding helix-turn-helix domain-containing protein, which gives rise to MTASGLEPFATWIEDLIRRRGYDIDSPRGGGKSRLADEAGVHRAAITRLLQRQSMPDLETTRRLAHVLDVPVRDMLIRSGRLTEDDLPLPRTPEAGSAAVPAERRLTLEEAAAGLGVPADQREMFIRVAGQFLPPEPARRHAPMARD
- a CDS encoding WhiB family transcriptional regulator, which translates into the protein MPVPEPFASPRWRTAAACAGLPPQIIFARREVEARPALEACRHCPVARRCEESVAPAESYFDGVSAGRLWRNGRLVRLRGQYVAQSHVTPEGDAAGAA